The Silene latifolia isolate original U9 population chromosome X, ASM4854445v1, whole genome shotgun sequence genome contains the following window.
tatacttttcaaacttgcaaatccgacaacgaatattactaacataatagtaattattccgagtcatgcaaacaatacttgcaaatcattaatcataaAAGCGGTTTTTACTACCTTTTAAACAACCAGAAGATGTTCTATAGgtcgcctgatggctcgcgcccAAAGACAGGTCCTATTTTCTACATTTCAAATCTGGACAGACCTTCTTGCCTCGCCGTATGACTTGCGCCCGAAAGGGGTTACCTGGCACTGATATGtttcgtttttagcacttgtctaggacgatcttgACTTCGGTTGACCCAAATACAagatggatcagattgacgagtttacaTTTCACGTTTttatactttgtcatttgacaccctttttcaaacaattggatcgtgttaagcactaTAACCGatacttggtaaatggatgtttaattttcgttttggcatgcaaatcaatctaaatccaactcgacatcaattacttgattttCGGATAagcaaaccgacttagcaaactttcacatgttaggttaaacttttggatgcgcattcatgcatttactgttttataaacttttacacttagcaaccacgatcgatcagtagagaccgctaacgcgggcgggattcggtgttcgattaaagagcttcccaatacgtaccctcacccttactcagaacctttggatagtggatggccatatccagggcgtacgagagtcattctagagatagtaTGTTAAAGGCGGacaagtccttatctttagtacctatgttaaGCACCGCTTTTTACCTTGATTGACCGAGGAATAAAGTGGATTCGagaatcccataattgcttggtggcgactccaaacatctctagcatcgtttcgagaccttcaccGAGACGAAACAGACCGATAttaagcgatccggtcgaaagcatttctacgcctcCAAACGTGGCTTTCCGACTGCTGCATGTCCATAGACTGGCGTGTAGGTGGTCTATGTCCACAGTGATATTTTTAATAGCATAACCCTTGAGTAAGCTTTGAGTGAGAATCACATTCTCATGAAGACTCCTTCCAGGAATGAAGGTAGCCTACTCAATACCCACTAGCTTTGCCATAACAGTTTGCAATCTGTTACTCAAAATCCTACTTATAGTTTTGTAGACAATGGAACAACAGGCTATTGGTCTAAAGTCCTTAACACTCTACACAAATTTCTTCTTGGGGAAAAGGGTAAGCACAGTAACATTTAACTGCTTAGGCATGAAGCTAGTCCTAAAGAAATCCTCAACGGCCAGGCAAAAGTCATTAGCAATAATATCCCAGACTGATTTAAAGGATCCTGCAGAAAAACCATCCAACCGAGGGCTCTTATGAGAGTTAATAGAGAAGAGACCATCTTTAATTTCTTTCCTGGTGATGGGGGTAACAAGAGCATTTATATCCTGAGTATCAAGACAATGCCCATTAGCAATAATATCTGGATCAATCCCCTAAACAACAGATGAAGTCCCTAAAAGCTGATGGATTATCAACCTACTTATGCTAGCTCATGGGCATGGAGGAAGGTTTTTGAGGTAAAGGAAATTTTTAAAGCTGCTTATGCTCAAGGGAAATGGATTgcagatgatgatgattataagaTTACTGATGGTTATAAATGACCCACTCAGCAAGATATGGACAAGGTACCCTGGTTCAAAGTGTTTGGAATAAATTCATCATTCCTAAGCACTCCTTCATTCTTTGGCTACTTCATCAGGAAATATTGTTGACACTGGATAGACTTGTGAAGATGGGCATCACTCATCAAACCAGCTTCTTTCTATGTGGGATTCATGCTGAGAATCATAGACATTTATTCCAAGAGTGTGTGTATGTCAGAAGATGCAATACCAAATTACTTGATTGGTTGCAGATTCTGGTATATGGTCAGATCACTGCTACCAGAATGCTGAAGATGAGGAAGTATTCTGGTTTTATAAGACTTCTACTTAATTCTATGATTGCTGATGTACAATATCAGGTCTGGATATGCAGGAATACATGCAGACTTGCTGGTTATGTGCCTCATCCTGATTCTATCATTAAACGTCTAAAGGCTAAGTGTAGAATGAGGCTTACGAATGTCAATGTAGGAAGTTGGAAAAGGTAAGGGGTTGCTTGGTGTACACAGCGTGATTTGATATAACTTATTTTTTTTCCGTGGTTGATCTTCCTTTCTAATTATAGTATGGAGTATAGGTGTCCTAGTggtaattgtttacctttgcaaATGGTAAAATGGAAACAACAAAATGGTTATATTGGTGATTGGAAGCCTATTTGGGCTTCGTTTATAATATTACTTACATTCCCACCAAAAAAAAGCTGATGGTAATAATTCACAAAAGCATCTCTAACAGCAGGCATGCCAATATGAGTATCCTCATTAGTATCTTGAATCTCATGAATGATCTGGGTTTGCTgtctttccttaatttttgaaaagaaaaagaaggaaataaGGTCACCATGCTTAATATCATGAAGTTTTGCCCTCTGAATCAGAATCTTAGTTTTAGCATCCTTCGATTTACAAAACTCCTGGGAGACAACTTTCTCCCTTTTAATAAGAGTAGGAGAAAGAAGATTAAGCTGAAGATCCCTAAAACAAGAACCAAGTTCATCCCTTTTCTGAGCCAATATATGTTCAATATTAGAGTAATGAACATAGTGCATATCTCTTAAAGCCACTCTGACATTTTTAAGTTTTGCCATTAACCTATGCATAGAATTACCAATAACTCTAGACTCCTATGCCTCCCTAACCTTAT
Protein-coding sequences here:
- the LOC141620270 gene encoding uncharacterized protein LOC141620270, producing the protein MAKLKNVRVALRDMHYVHYSNIEHILAQKRDELGSCFRDLQLNLLSPTLIKREKVVSQEFCKSKDAKTKILIQRAKLHDIKHGDLISFFFFSKIKERQQTQIIHEIQDTNEDTHIGMPAVRDAFVNYYHQLFFGGNGIDPDIIANGHCLDTQDINALVTPITRKEIKDGLFSINSHKSPRLDGFSAGSFKSVWDIIANDFCLAVEDFFRTSFMPKQLNVTVLTLFPKKKFV